The proteins below come from a single Cannabis sativa cultivar Pink pepper isolate KNU-18-1 chromosome 3, ASM2916894v1, whole genome shotgun sequence genomic window:
- the LOC115709073 gene encoding glutathione S-transferase U9, which yields MAGEDKVTLHGFWASPYAKRVELALILKGIPYEYVEENLTSKSSELIKYNPVYKKVPVLVHNGKALSESLVIVEYIDETWKTGPKLLPEDPYKRSQVRFWASYLDQLFGSMLNALKSIQGEAQQKAFMEVSHKLEVLEEGLKSFYPDCAQVDGASVGLVDLVMVCMFGGRKVQEEVLGINVIDHEKIPLVSAWITALGDIPLVKEALPPHDKLVAFLKYIREYALKSSAP from the exons ATGGCAGGAGAAGACAAGGTGACACTACATGGGTTTTGGGCAAGTCCTTATGCAAAAAGGGTGGAACTGGCCCTTATTCTTAAGGGCATACCCTATGAATATGTGGAGGAAAATTTAACTAGCAAAAGCTCAGAACTAATCAAATATAACCCTGTTTACAAGAAGGTTCCTGTACTTGTCCACAATGGTAAAGCCCTATCAGAGTCACTTGTCATCGTTGAATACATTGATGAAACATGGAAAACTGGTCCTAAACTCTTGCCTGAGGATCCATACAAAAGATCCCAAGTCAGATTCTGGGCCAGTTATCTTGATCAG CTGTTTGGGAGTATGCTAAACGCACTCAAAAGCATTCAAGGAGAAGCACAACAGAAGGCTTTCATGGAAGTGTCCCATAAACTAGAGGTACTTGAAGAGGGCTTGAAAAGCTTCTATCCTGATTGTGCTCAAGTCGACGGCGCAAGCGTGGGACTTGTAGATTTGGTTATGGTGTGTATGTTTGGAGGTAGAAAGGTCCAAGAAGAAGTCCTTGGCATAAATGTCATCGATCATGAGAAGATTCCACTGGTATCAGCATGGATAACAGCTCTGGGTGATATTCCTTTGGTGAAAGAGGCACTCCCTCCTCATGATAAGCTTGTTGCTTTCCTCAAGTATATCAGAGAATATGCCCTTAAATCTTCTGCACCTTGA